A single window of Vigna unguiculata cultivar IT97K-499-35 chromosome 1, ASM411807v1, whole genome shotgun sequence DNA harbors:
- the LOC114178035 gene encoding ribosomal L1 domain-containing protein 1-like, with translation MASENLNPATVTKAIDALLKWRRTQSETQKPKLFDQDEEFVYLVVTLKKIPAKSRVNPYKIPLPHSLISQFSEQCLILDDRPNKGRVTKAQAQAKIQSESIPIAKILKLSKLASDYRAFEAKRKLCGSYDLFFAEKTIVPLLPRLLGKQFFKKRKLPVPVDLKKSNWKEQVEKACSSAMLFMRTGTCSVVRVAKVGMERDWIVENVMAAVEGIVEVVPKKWGNVRSLHLKLLESVSLPVYQVVPDVKLRIEGANEQDEKKEKNKKRKKDEEVRESAKKKGRIHEVRYMDENGGEDEIENELASDDGGGDENVDEKTKRGVSSVLNDGKRLKKSSGVKENRKKGKSGSELVAEDTESSAKEKKKKVKSETELVVRDEESGVKKTKKGELKKMKTGEVKVKAVKSVKTKKSKKA, from the coding sequence ATGGCTTCCGAGAACCTAAACCCCGCCACAGTCACGAAAGCCATAGACGCGCTTCTCAAATGGCGCCGCACTCAATCGGAAACTCAAAAGCCCAAACTCTTCGATCAAGACGAAGAATTTGTGTACCTCGTCGTAACGCTGAAGAAGATACCCGCGAAATCGCGCGTTAACCCTTACAAGATCCCTCTCCCTCACTCACTGATCTCGCAGTTCTCCGAACAGTGTCTCATCCTCGACGACCGGCCCAACAAGGGCCGCGTGACCAAGGCCCAGGCCCAGGCCAAGATCCAATCCGAGTCTATCCCCATCGCGAAAATCCTGAAGCTGTCAAAGCTGGCCTCCGATTATCGTGCTTTTGAGGCGAAGCGGAAGCTCTGTGGTTCCTACGATTTGTTTTTTGCAGAGAAGACTATTGTGCCGTTGCTTCCTCGGCTACTCGGGAAGCAATTTTTCAAGAAGAGGAAGTTGCCGGTGCCGGTGGATCTGAAGAAGAGTAACTGGAAGGAGCAGGTGGAGAAGGCGTGCTCGTCCGCGATGCTGTTCATGCGGACCGGCACGTGTAGCGTGGTTAGGGTTGCCAAGGTGGGGATGGAGAGAGACTGGATTGTGGAGAATGTGATGGCTGCGGTTGAGGGGATTGTGGAGGTTGTGCCGAAGAAGTGGGGGAATGTGCGGTCGTTGCATTTGAAGCTGTTGGAGAGTGTGTCGTTGCCGGTGTATCAGGTAGTTCCGGACGTGAAGTTGAGGATTGAGGGTGCTAACGAGCAGGAtgagaaaaaggagaagaacaaGAAGAGGAAAAAAGATGAGGAGGTTCGTGAATCGGCAAAGAAGAAGGGGAGAATTCATGAAGTTAGGTATATGGATGAGAATGGTGGTGAGGATGAGATTGAAAATGAATTGGCGAgtgatgatggtggtggtgatgagAATGTGGATGAGAAGACGAAGAGAGGGGTTTCGAGTGTGTTGAATGATGGGAAGAGGTTGAAGAAATCGTCTGGTGTCAAGGAGAATAGAAAAAAGGGGAAGAGTGGTAGTGAATTGGTTGCTGAGGATACGGAATCTAGTGccaaggagaagaagaaaaaggtgaaGAGTGAGACGGAATTGGTTGTTAGGGATGAGGAATCTGGTGTGAAGAAGACGAAGAAAGGGGAattgaagaagatgaaaacaGGGGAAGTGAAGGTGAAGGCTGTGAAAAGTGTGAAGACTAAGAAAAGTAAGAAGGCTTAG